The Papaver somniferum cultivar HN1 chromosome 3, ASM357369v1, whole genome shotgun sequence genome includes a region encoding these proteins:
- the LOC113356064 gene encoding uncharacterized protein LOC113356064: MADTDMETDLNFAFSLQVEEAMTASLIGDEKEIFQNVSYLQTLELLKKLEQENEDRVQWETEINKMKDDLKRLIHDQQVAKEISRIPVQEWERTGDHFQKPFGEGSSSSNDFHNNEPFKLYFKGLFSNERVGDAVVEIAGIGFAVCDPLGNSILDGVKPLIGEWKSGLAPEELELKVEAQALIEGLSAAYSLDIKRIDFYCDYHPLYQYITMRHLVNQQCIATVVDQVSLLQRNFISCRPFFVARNDVKFAFQLARNAIDSQITKSGECSTSGTMKETCNICLEDISVMQIFTVKGCSHRYCCSCMRQHVEVKLLNGVAPRCPFDGCKSMLNLDNCKQFMTPKLIDMMSKRIKEDSIPVTAKVYCPNPKCSNLMSKTNIPKCVYNQSTNEHLCGKCMKCNGYFCFKCKVPWHNGVTCEAYQAQKASEDDEKLKNLADTKLWRQCKNCNHMIELVWGCYHITCRCGHEFCYTCGAVWINKKATCDCPIWDERNLLHQQGQNQQNLQQNQHN; the protein is encoded by the exons ATGGCGGATACAGATATGGAGACGGACCTCAACTTCGCATTCTCACTACAGGTAGAAGAAGCAATGACTGCTTCACTAATTGGTGATGAAAAAGAGATTTTTCAAAACGTAAGTTATCTTCAAACTCTAGAACTTCTTAAAAAGTTAGAACAAGAAAATGAAGACCGAGTGCAATGGGAAACAGAGATCAACAAAATGAAAGATGATCTGAAACGTTTAATACATGATCAACAAGTTGCAAAAGAAATTAGTCGTATTCCTGTGCAAGAGTGGGAAAGAACTGGTgatcactttcagaaaccctttGGCGAAGGTTCTTCCTCATCTAATGATTTTCATAATAATGAACCTTTTAAGTTGTACTTCAAGGGTTTGTTCAGTAATGAAAGAGTTGGAGATGCGGTAGTCGAGATTGCTGGTATAGGGTTTGCTGTTTGTGATCCGTTAGGTAATTCTATCTTGGATGGAGTTAAACCATTAATTGGTGAATGGAAATCTGGTCTTGCACCAGAAGAGCTAGAATTGAAAGTGGAAGCCCAGGCTTTGATTGAAGGTTTATCTGCTGCTTATTCATTGGATATTAAGAGGATTGATTTCTATTGCGATTACCACCCGCTTTACCAATAT ATTACAATGAGACATCTAGTGAATCAGCAATGTATTGCGACTGTTGTGGATCAGGTGTCTCTACTGCAGAGGAACTTCATCAGTTGCCGCCCTTTCTTTGTGGCACGGAATGATGTCAAGTTTGCATTTCAACTGGCAAGGAATGCCATAGATTCACAGATTACCAAGTCTGGTGAATGTAGCACTTCTGGGACTATGAAGGAGACCTGTAACATCTGCCTAGAAGATATTTCAGTAATGCAAATTTTTACTGTTAAAGGTTGCTCACATCGCTATTGTTGTTCTTGTATGAGGCAGCATGTGGAAGTCAAGTTACTTAACGGAGTGGCGCCTCGATGTCCTTTCGATGGCTGTAAAAGCATGCTGAATCTTGATAACTGTAAACAATTTATGACCCCAAAGTTGATTGATATGATGAGCAAACGTATAAAGGAGGATTCTATACCTGTGACAGCGAAAGTCTATTGCCCAAACCCGAAGTGCTCTAACCTGATGTCGAAGACCAACATCCCAAAATGTGTTTATAACCAGTCCACTAATGAACATCTTTGTGGAAAATGTATGAAGTGCAATGGATATTTCTGTTTTAAGTGCAAGGTTCCATGGCATAATGGCGTGACCTGCGAAGCTTATCAAGCGCAGAAAGCCTCCGAGGATGATGAAAAGCTGAAGAATCTTGCCGATACAAAGCTCTGGCGCCAATGCAAGAACTGCAAccatatgattgaattggtttgGGGTTGCTACCACATCACTTGCAG GTGCGGTCATGAGTTCTGCTATACCTGTGGAGCAGTGTGGATAAATAAAAAGGCAACATGTGATTGTCCAATTTGGGATGAAAGGAACCTCTTGCACCAACAGGGACAAAACCAACAGAACTTGCAGCAAAACCAACATAACTAG
- the LOC113356062 gene encoding protein NRT1/ PTR FAMILY 5.10-like — MAILSGVVDGNNDYEHGEPLLITTSSSSDHGEGRNLRRSDAVESVVDYRGDRVYDRSKYGGWKSAYSIIAIDIADSFTYWGISSNLISYLTGPLGQSTVTAAENINIWGGVVSLLPFLSAFVADSYLGRFRTVLISGFIYILGLGLLSLSVVLPSLISSLNYNDNSFFFSSPTSYQLVFFFCSLYIMAIGRSGCKSCAQAFGADQFDGRDPKECKSKSSFFNWWFLGLIFGNGISHLTLNYIQDNMGWGLGFGIPCTVVVVALVIFLLRTKTYRYSVIEKKQNPLVRITRVFIAAAKNWRKTPSLDSLQEDTVKLPGMHLGANQFRFLDKALIDISKDSLRKNDIKCTADQVEEAKAAIRLVPIWLTCLIYGIAVAQSTTFCIKQGNTMNRKIGRDFEIPSASMQIFGSVAVVFSIVFYDRVFVPSARSFTGKPTGITMLQRIGCGMFVSTVSMVVAAIVEKTRLQIALDNGLIDMPQATVPMSIWWLVPQYILQDTSDIFALIGMQEFFYDQVPNELRSVGLGLYSSILGMGHFLSGFLISIVDKLTSGSGRYSWFSDNLNRAHIDFFYWLLAGLSAFELLTFIYVSKSYIYKSCR, encoded by the exons ATGGCCATCTTATCAGGTGTTGTTGATGGGAACAATGATTATGAACACGGAGAGCCTTTGCTAATAACTACCAGTAGCAGTAGTGATCATGGAGAAGGCAGAAACCTTAGAAGGAGTGATGCTGTTGAAAGTGTGGTGGATTACAGGGGAGACAGAGTGTATGATAGATCAAAATATGGAGGATGGAAATCTGCTTATTCCATAATCGCAATTGATATCGCAGATAGCTTTACTTACTGGGGAATCTCTTCAAATCTCATATCCTATCTCACCGGTCCACTAGGCCAATCCACAGTCACAGCGGCCGAAAACATCAACATCTGGGGCGGAGTTGTATCGCTGCTACCTTTCCTCAGCGCCTTCGTTGCCGACTCTTATCTTGGTCGATTTCGTACCGTCTTAATCTCTGGGTTCATTTACATACTG GGACTAGGATTGTTATCCTTATCGGTTGTGCTTCCTTCTCTAATAAGCTCCCTGAACTACAATGACAACAGTTTCTTTTTCAGTTCTCCGACTTCTTATCAACtcgtcttcttcttttgttcattGTATATCATGGCAATTGGAAGATCTGGATGCAAGTCTTGTGCACAAGCTTTTGGGGCTGACCAATTTGATGGACGAGACCCTAAGGAATGCAAGTCCAAGAGCTCATTCTTCAATTGGTGGTTCTTAGGATTAATTTTTGGTAATGGCATTTCTCACTTGACTCTGAATTACATACAAGACAATATGGGATGGGGTTTAGGATTTGGCATTCCGTGCACTGTGGTGGTGGTAGCATTAGTCATTTTCCTCCTCCGAACAAAAACATATCGTTATAGTGTGATCGAGAAGAAGCAAAATCCATTAGTAAGGATAACCAGAGTGTTCATTGCAGCTGCAAAAAACTGGAGAAAGACCCCATCCTTGGATTCTCTTCAGGAGGACACGGTCAAACTCCCTGGGATGCATCTTGGGGCTAACCAATTCAG GTTTTTGGACAAAGCTTTGATTGACATATCGAAAGACAGTTTGAGAAAAAATGATATAAAATGTACCGCGGATCAAGTAGAGGAGGCAAAGGCTGCAATACGGTTGGTTCCAATATGGCTCACATGTTTAATATACGGAATTGCTGTTGCCCAATCTACAACCTTTTGCATCAAACAAGGAAACACAATGAACAGGAAAATAGGAAGAGACTTTGAGATACCATCTGCATCAATGCAAATCTTCGGTAGTGTCGCTGTGGTTTTTTCCATTGTATTTTACGACCGTGTGTTTGTTCCTTCAGCTAGAAGTTTTACAGGCAAACCCACTGGCATAACAATGCTTCAACGAATTGGTTGTGGCATGTTTGTATCTACAGTATCTATGGTGGTAGCAGCAATAGTCGAGAAGACAAGGCTTCAAATAGCTTTAGATAATGGATTGATCGACATGCCTCAAGCAACAGTTCCTATGAGTATCTGGTGGTTGGTCCCTCAGTACATACTGCAGGATACTTCTGATATCTTCGCTTTAATTGGCATGCAAGAGTTCTTTTATGATCAAGTGCCAAATGAGTTAAGGAGTGTTGGTCTCGgtctttactcgagtatcttgGGTATGGGGCATTTTCTTAGTGGATTCTTAATCTCCATAGTAGATAAGTTAACTAGTGGAAGTGGACGATATAGTTGGTTTTCAGACAACCTCAACCGAGCGCACATCGATTTCTTCTATTGGCTTCTTGCAGGACTGAGTGCATTTGAATTGCTGACATTCATATATGTTTCAAAATCGTATATCTACAAGAG CTGCAGGTGA